DNA sequence from the Juglans microcarpa x Juglans regia isolate MS1-56 chromosome 5S, Jm3101_v1.0, whole genome shotgun sequence genome:
CACATAGAAATGGCAATCTCATCTCTAATCGCAGCCATATTGTTTTGGGCTTCAATTGACAAGTCTACATGAGCAGATGACGATGCCCCGCCACCAACCGCAGGCTCAATGATTGGTAGATGCATCGTACTCCATGTCTGAAATATCCAATCATCGGGGGTGACCGTTCTAATAAAGTTGTGCAGTGCACAACACGCTGTAATAATCAGTCCTTGCCGCCCAACCGAATATGGAGGCATGTTGGAGAGAATGGTGAATCGTTCTTTTATAACACCAAATGTTCGTTCTACAATATTGCGAACTGTTGAGTGacgataattaaaataatctttataccCATGAAAATCCCTCTGATTGTGACGATCACTCCGGTGATAACGTTCTCTTGGATATGGGGGCAGCAATCCCGTAGTGCATGGATAAGCTGAATCCACAAGATAATACTGACCTGAGAGTCCATTTTCGTACAAAAAACACAAACTTCAATTAATATAAAGGCAAAAACAAATCAAGttacaagttataaatattttacaaagttaataaaaaagaaaattaccctCTGGTGGCCATGGAAAACGGGCTTCTGGATCACTTGCAGCATGGTGGAACACACGTGCATCATGCGCGGATCCCTCCCATCCAgtgtaaacaaatataaatttcatatcgAAGTCAACTATTGCCAACACATTTTGGGCAACTCGGCCCAACCTATTTCGATATGCCTCGCGCAACTCAGTTGGGACGACAGCTGGTATCATCGTACCGTCCATCGCGCCAATGCATCCCTATCAACTCAATAAATTAAATCCTTACTCGCGTACACAACCAACTAATGCATGATGTGATTGTTACATTGTATGTTGTACAAGAAAGTTTCAATTCGAATTGTTACCTTAAACCAAGGATAATTACGATGGTTGCTTGAAATAAAAGGGTGCACGTTGTCCGTTGGAGTTGGCACAATCAAATGTCTCCCAACCTCACATAATGCATTAATCACttttctaacatttttattgattgtttgtGTCGAATGTTGAAACCTATCCCCAACAATTCGCTGGCCTTCTGCGTGGCCCACAAGAAGGCAAAACATACCCACAGCTTCCTCCACCGTCACTTCTCTTCTAGAATCACGTACCAAATGATTGTTACGTAACAATGTGCATAAACAGTGGAATGTACGTACCTCCATACGAAACATAATCTTGCAGTTATCTGGATGACCatttaaaatcccaaaaatatattgatgccCTCGGAGGCCTATATTATGTTGTGGCCTTGGGTGATTCCTTCTCTGTCCGTGGGACAGTATCCTAATAACGTTGATGATTTCTATGGGCTCCACCGGATCATCACTATCACTCCCGTCAGTCCAAGAATTGTTATGCTCCATTCTCTACTATATCATGTGGAACTACGTTAAAAACTCAAGACAAGTTCGGGAATAGACCAACAGGACTGACCTATAGCATTGGGAAGTAGTTTACATGAGTGTACGTTTCCATTCTAGACAAGAATAAGCAATCTCAATATATGCAAAGATTCATGCAAACCTTTGTGATTCTTGGCCATATCCCGTATCTTCCATTTCCAAGcaaatggaaatgaaataatttcaacaaaaattatttcatatcccacttaaaatatacttataaattCTTATGActaaatataggcttttatatatacatatattatatatatttattagtgCAGCAAAACTGTTTGCAGCTTTGGAGCagtttttcacacaaaatatgcaatccTTTTTTAGAGATAACATTCGTTGGACCAAACTGCTAcccaaatcaaaatcaatatagaaGGAATCATCTTGtgtgaaaaaaggaaaaatgaaaaaaaaaattattatatcatgGGTTTTTTCCCAATATTCAGAAAGTCCCAAGTATTGGGAGATCCTCTTCAGTCTAAATAGTAACTGACATGACATAACTAGAATAGACGGCAGagttataaactattttaaaatgaaggcCCAAGTAATTGGGAGGTCCGCTTCAGtccaaataattatttcaataactaatggtttttcttttcactaGTCTTGTTCATATGGTACTTTCCGTGGTCCTATGCATATGAAATAAACAACAGAGGACCCGAAACATTTTGGCAAAGAACAATAACCTTTTTTGGAAGGCAACCTCTACCCTTGATGTAATTTTATGCCTTTGAGAAGTGTTGATGACGTGGAAAACCTACAGCTGCCCGTTGGGCAGAGAACCAGAAAAGTCAGATACCAAAAATGTACATATCATCTAAGCCACGTTCTTACCATGTATTTCAAAAACCAATTCAAGATCCATGAAATAACAAGATATAAACAAACTCTAATAACACCGAACCCATTGATTCAGAATTTTGTGGATCTAACTAACACATAACACAATACtgttaatataaaaatgatggttTCAGAGACATCACAACTGGaatgaaataatgaaaacatGGACATCTTCCAAAGATGTCCATGAAACCTACAAATGTTAACAACAACGAAGGACACATAGAAAAACATATTACATAACgccaatgaaaaattacaactCAACAAAGCAACTAATGAAGTTCTAATGCACAAGCTAGTGTCCAATCAACTATGCATAGGCCACGCTCTAATCAACTATGCATAGCCCACGCTCGCCTATGGACATCATCCATTACCAAAAATCCTCGTTGTGCAAGGGGGTTCATTAACCGATCAAAAGCACGGGAGAAAATATCGTCAGGCAGTGGGGGCTGAAGTGCCTGTAACAAGGCCACACAGTGTGAAAAAGCATCGAAACCATCATCACTATCCATGCAATGTGTGGATCCTCTACTACGTTTTTCCCCTGACGCTTCTCCTCTCCCCTCATAACACTTTCGGCGTGCCTCATAGGAACGCGTGATCGCATCAACCATGTTCGATATCTTCTCGTCGTGCTGGTTCTTTTGCCCTCCCTTCTGACGCCGTCGGGAAGAGCAACTCGATGGTGTCCCCATGTCCATGGGAAATTGCGACGGGCCATCGAAGACAAAATCCCGACTGGCTTGGGTGCCAAGTGCCGGGCCCCGACGCCGCATCTCAGCATCAAGACGCTCCTCCTCATCCGAAGATGGTGGTGGTTGGGTGGACGCGTGGTGGAGTGTGCCCGTTGCTACAGCAGCGCCAAAAATGGTACAGAGGTCTGCATATCGTGGGCAACCTGAGGTACGAAACTTCTTTACTTGTGGCTTGGCCtagataaagaaatttaaattcaatatattAGGGAGGGATTAAACAACAGAAAAAAGTGATGATGAATAAAGTGACTATTGCAAACAGTGAAAAATATGGCGTCGTTAGAGATTCGTTACCCTAATGGCATTTGCCCAGTGTTCATCACTCCCTAGAACCGTTTTGGTATCGGGGTCCCATCCCATACCAGTTTGGTGCATGAGGTCTGTGAAAAGTCGTTGCATCATCTTAAGCCGATGTATTTTCCCCTTGATTTGACTCGCATCGTACGTCTTTACGCCCACAGCGGTAAGACGTGCAGCATAGGAAGCATGGTCCCTAGAAGTGATCCTCCCAGCCCTCAGTGCACCATTAAGGGCGTCAGCTAACATCATGTCAATGAAGACGTCCTCCATTCCATCCACCCATATTTCCCGATCAACATGTGAAATATCGGCATCGGGGTCCATGTGAAAATgctaataatatgatatgaaatccCACAAGATGTTTATATCATACGTGgctaaataaatgataaatgaaatccaaattcttttatttagaaGTGGGCCATACCTGTCGAGGGTATGCTACGCGAGAGGAGCGTAGGTAGTAAcgctaacaaataaaaaatattgttaaaaacaaTTTGTTGGCAACATGAAATCCAAATAAATCtgtgttgtaaattttttcacGTGATCACATACCAGCGTGAGATTAATTACCTACATCATCAATGAAGATGTtgtataatgttatttttctgGGCAGAGTAGTAATTATTAGCAAGCATGAATGACACAAACTGCTAATATGCAGTAAatgcaattaattaaaatataaagtgtCATGTGGGGGGTTGAAATTGCAAGGAAGTGAAAAGCAAAGAATTATAGTCTGAAACTTAACTGACCAATCGTTGTCCACTGCTTCGTAAATCATACCacagataataaaaaatgaaaaaaataataaccaatTCGCTtggtgagatatatatatacatatatatatgtatatatatatgtatatattatggtGGGCTGTTTAGATGTCTGGGATGGACTTGATGATTGTTGGACACATGTTACATTAAGGGCTCGGCAGCCCTTAACCAATTGAAGGGAACAAGGGGttatttggataaaaaataatctttataactcatttcatttaCAATGTGCATAAGAAATTTTCAACCttgttatacaaaatataacaagtACAAGATAGGCATGAATGCACTGAAGGACGAATTAGTGAAGCTGGATTTGTTCAAGCATGGTccctattatttaattttatttatttatttgattgccTAATAATCTAATCTATGGGATTGTTCAAGTGCTATGGTAGAAACGTTTGAATTTATCATTTGCATAGAACAAGGGAACCGAagcaaataaatggaaaaaagaaaagcacatTCAATTGGTGATGTTAACTTTCATGGTATTAAAAACACTTTCCTAGAGCAGTAAcctctgttattttttttctttagttccTACTCCTATATATATCTCTCTAATCTTATAGGTGGATGCTGGGAAATGAGCTGGAAACTTGATTGACCAGTTGGGACGTAGAGGACCAGTTGAGTGAAGGGGTATTATCAGTTTCCAGCTCAAGAAGGTGCTAAATTGTAGACAACACATTCAGGCAGAACTGGATCAGATCTTTGTTTGTGCTTATTTGACTAAATCAGCCTTTCATTTTCTAACATTCCTTggtaattttctttaaataacCGCAATACTATAGTTTTTTTACTCAAAGATGATCAGATTTGgataatataatacacattGGAGATGTGATAAAGCAAATAGGCTTTCCATTTATGCTAAAAATAAATGGGTATGTATATAGGACAGATTCCAGGCCTATATGCACCCATTTAAGTCCCAATCAATATTTTACAAACCTATAAATGGCAGCCAAACTTTCAATTAAAAGCTGGGTTCGGCAGGGGAATTTTAGGTAGTTTGCAGCTCTTCAATTTCCTTTATCCACTAGAAAAAACTGTCAATGTGAGTTTAATCTAGAACCAAATCCAAGATGCAAGTTACCTTCACTCATAATGCATCTAATATGAATATCATGCACAAATCCCAAATCCACCCAGAATTCTTCTCAGATAAACCAGATGGATGAAAACTGAACTGCCCAACCTTATGAATTTCAGCTATTCAGCTCTCAATGATACAAATATGATCAATCCGCTTACATGTTGCCCCATAAAGTTGATGACCTATGAATCATTATAGttcttaaaaaatcaaaacgaAATAACCATTGACAACATCGTACTTCCATTCTTCCTTCTCCTATGAATTTGTTTTAATCCAGAGGAAAACAAATTCATAGGGATCACCAAATTGTCATCAAAACAGGCACATGAAATCAGAATCTAGAGGAACCCAATTACCTCCCTCCGCTCCAATCCCACcaaccaataatattttttttccaattcctGGTCCAACTAATCTGCCAATAACTGACGATAATTGTCATTAATTTGGTATTTGGTGGTCATCAAGTTTTTGAATGCAAATATTACAGACAAGCCGATTGGTAATAGGGTTTTTATGTTTCCAATTGTGTTGCTCATAGAAATGTGTTCATcccttttaaattcaaacacacaacAGAGGCCATTCAAACCCAAAACATCCAACAACCACTAATCGATCCACAACCACAGACAAATCAGTCCAATGCATAGTTGAGGGGTATGAAATTTCGATATTtgcaaaaattattcatataaaaaaacaaatattagagGGTTCTTTTCACAATACCTGGTATGACCTCGTTGTCGGACCCGTGCTGCCCTTGGAGAGGATGGTGAGGGAGCGTTTATGGCAGTTGTTTTTGAGAGATAAACCGGGGTTGCAGCACCTAACCGTGGTGGATGAGCAGGGGGTTTCGGCAGCTTTCGGCATTTTCGTATATGTAGGCTGCTTCGAGAAATTtcaagaggagaagaagacTTCGCAGCAATCACAATCGTGATGGGTAGGGGAACAGGGGAGATTCGCACGGCAAGAACCACATAGGTTCTGAACCAGCTGGTGTCGATATCAATTGAAGATAAGAATTTCTCGGGATGTCGTTTGGAAGGAAATCTGAATGGCGAGATTCATGGCAGCGGAGGGATGCACGAGAATCAGATCTTCCCGAGAGAGATGGAATCGAAATCTTGTGCGATGGGATGGCCTGGTGACTGAAGATTCGCACTGCTCTTCAAGTCGAAATGGGACttagggagggagagaggagacaGACTGCAAGATTCGCACGGTGGAAAGCAGGAAACACTTCTGAGTGAAGGGAGAGAACTACTGAGATGAAATCCCCAAACAAAATTGTGTTTGTTTTCGGAAACTCACTAACCGTACGAAAACTGGTTTTaaggttttcaaagttttgggtgTATCTTCGAAAACAAACAGGGCCTTAATGAGATTTTAAGTgaatctcacccttttatgggACTACtatcggaatgatagaagttgtgtcaggaattGACCAAgacgagattgatggagcactagatttgcatgattgaggaggagtcaaatttggagaggaagctggacttaattttgatgtttataGCCCAAGTCATTTATGTTTTAGATCGcattaagaaaatgatatgaCTTTctatataagtctatgctactttagtatttcgaacatgatgattatctaataaAGTTGgaatgttttagttattctggcatatttttcaccttaacctttttttttcgctacgattattgcatactgctagttgcatactaggatgcattgcatattaactgtcatgaacgggggtatataaccttgtgttgcatatcccgacgctctaagtcttcgttccatcccaagtggggattgggggcgtcacaatcTTACACCTTGatttattcacaattcatctcattgtTCCTCTTTGTGTCAGGTgttaatactattcaccaagtgtggctaagatcctgccgagtatccaaataaaacttctcaaagctaatttggacattccacattgtgattttgaaaacactgcactagaTCCTACTTTAAAGGTTATATTCACTCCGGGAAAGTAAAACATAAACTTTACaatgtaaaatcttaaatattcacaCAAACATAACTGTGCAATTCGTTTGTTGAAATTCAATCTCGAAGTGTCTCGAAATAAGCAAAACACGTTTTCGAACAAACGTTTCATCCAAAAACTGAAAGTGAGATTATTatgccataaaatcttaaataatcaacgGAATCTAATGGCGCAAACCTTAACTCaatctgacacttctaactacatcaaataaataaaattgcactTCTAACACTAGAATAAGTGATAACTCTGGCTATactgacaaactaaaacctacgCAATTAGTCAATTCATGAAAGCTTATGTTgttttcatgaggttcctaaaacctatagaaatttcaccattgaatttctagcgggctgttacaggCGTGTAGAAGTTTGGCATTGGATGGCTCTCGGTGGTTGGCTTATGGCAGTGTTGCGAAGAAGTAAGGTGGTTCCCTCCCAGTTTGGCTTTCTAGCCAGCAACATGGGATGGCATTGGAGAGATTGAGTGTGGGAGGGAGGATCACAGTCATTGAGTCGGGTGTTGGTCTTCACCCATGGTTCATAACAACTTCGTCATCTATCAGTTTGTGATGGTCTCACTAGGCAGTGGCATGGGTCTTCATGGGTTGGGGAGCATGTGCAATGCAATAACAACGGTCTGCAATGGGGAAAATACGTGCGACGTGGGGCTGctaagaaattgaaaaacccTAGATTTGATGAGGAAAGAAATTACGTGCATGGATTTAAATATGTAGAAGGCAGTCGGCTCAAGGAATTTAAATGTgaacaataatataaaattataatcctATAATGCTTGAAATTGGACACGCTCATAGGCTTGGACTTAATAACTAAACTGGGTCATAATCCTCATGCTTGGATTTGCTCTGTGAATTATTTATTGGGCTTTTTTGTCCAATCATTGAGGCCAATGAAACTCTTATAGTTTACCATAAAAATTTATGGGTCCAGAGTCTTTCCAAAATTACCTGACTAATCTAATTTGGGCTTCTATAAGTATTAACACATTGATATTCTCCAAAATCATCAACTACACATtagtgatttttgaaaaaaaaaaaaaattggcctaTGGGTCTAActaagtttcaataaataataatttgcaGGCTTATTTAATCTAGCCCATTTAACCTACTTTAGGCCCAAAAGTTTATCCatctttcatctcaattaaatTTTGGGTCAGGTCGTCACACATGCGAAAAAGATATATGAAAGCAATGATTTTAGTCTAACGTTATGGAAaatcagatatttttttaacaatgacatGCCATTTAAGTTGgaaataaattttagatgaattgggTCCATAACAAGAGGCACGAAATCGTCCTGATTTAATTTGCAGAATTTTCAAagtaaaattagaagaattCAAAGATCAATTATTCAAGCGACAAATCTTTAGCAAAGTTGCAGcatatgtttatgtgattgagcACAATAAAATGACTTCCACATGCTCATTTATTGATTATATTACAAACAGATTGGAAGATTTATGTTCCAAaatgttttgatgaaattttatcGGCAAAAATACCTGACAAAACAAAAACCTGCATCTTTATAAAGCTATTGTCAGATATATGATGCATGGCCACTGTGGAATGTTAAATCCAACCAAtgtctatatgaaaaaatagtaCTTGCAAAAATCATTATTCGAAAAACTTTACGCCTAATACAATtgttggaaataattattttccatAATATATGTGTCGTGATAATGGAATTACTGCCAAGGTTAGAGGGCAAGAGTTAGATAACTGTTGGGTTGTTTCATATAATCCGTATTTGGTTGCAACATTTGTTTCTGACATCAATGTTGAGATATGCTCTACAAATAAAGCAGTCAAGTAtctttataaatacatctaaaaagGTCATGACTGTATTGCTTTTAATGTAACCACTAAACTAGATAGTCAAACCATTGATGAAATTGAATTATTCCAATCAGCTCGATGGATTGCTGCACCTAAAGCCATGTGGAGGATTTTTGGGTTTATGTTAAATGAGATGCATTCAATAGCATATAGCCTACACTTacatcttgaagatcaacatATGATGACTTTTCCTGCAAATCAAAACTTGAACAATCTtatgaattttgatttttatggaaaatcaatattaatagaacttttttcaacaaatcgtgcaaaagaaaattctaaaaaattgttGTATAAAGAATTTCTTGAGTTTTTTGTTTGTAGCAACCAACTTAAAATTTGGACCCCTAAAAAGAATCAGATAGTTATTGGCAAAATTGTTACAGAAAACTCACTTGAAGGTGAAATGTATTATTTATGGATATTATTAAACCATATAAGGCATCCTCTATCTTTTAATCACCTCAAAACAGTTAATAGTGTCGTCACTCCAACATTTCATGAAGCAGCTATATTGCATGGCTAGTTAGAAACAAATAATAGTTTGGAATATTATTTACATGAGGCATCACTGTACCAAATGCCATACAGTTTAAGGCGATTATTTGTCACAATCTTGTTTTATTGTAATCCTACAAATCCAAGAGAATATTGGgaacattttgaaaaaagtatgttaaatgactttaaaaaaattgaaaatgactCTATGAATGTCAGGAGAGAAGTTTTACGACATGTTTCTTCCATACTTGAGTCAATGGAAAAGGACATCAACATGTTTCATCTTTTAGATGGTGatatttgttttgatgaagACCAACTTCAATCTATGGAGATTAATAATGAATTGCCTATCAAAATTTTCGAAGATCTTCTAGCATCAACAATTATCAATGATGAAAAACTACATGCTTTGATTCAATCTTACAAAAGGTTTCCTCAAGGTTGCTTGGCATGGAGAAAAGTGTGAAAGGGTGGCGGAGAGGCAGCTGACACAACGTGTCGGGCTGTGGAGGATGGTTGCGGCTGTGCCAACATCTAGAGAGGGGTAGAAAGAGaatgaaagagagggagagagagagggagagatcctTAGACGAGGAAAGGTTGAGAGGGAGGAGGGGTGGTTGTGGTGAGGGTCGTCAAACTGCTCACAGTGGCAATGCGCGACGTCTTTGGGTGGTCTACTGAAAGAGAGTGACGAAGAGAGGGAGTGAGATTCAGGGAggaggagagagggagatctaggggatgagggtgaggctgcgACGGATGAGGGGCTAGTCGTTGGGGAAGGTGTGAGAGCAGACGTCCAAGGTTGTGCCGTCAGCTGCAGTGGCAACAACGACAATGGCTGGTATGCAATGAGGTGAGGGAGAAGTGAGTCAccatggagatttttttttacgagTATCTAGAAGAAATACAAGCTAATatacctttctttacatggttcgGAATCtacaaatcaaaccaattatcaactataaatagaactactaTTCAATGGATTAAACAAGAAagtaattaaattgtttattaagAATATCCCCCATTTTATGTCATTAAGTATGGCTAAAGATGCACTCAAGTCTTAGTGTCACTGATAAAGAAACATAATTCAATATCAGATATTAAAAACACAGATAATATAATTCAACAAAAcgattatactaatttatatttataaattatgagtaaacaataaaaaagaattgataCTATCTAGCATTAACCATGATGttaaagaagcaaaagaaaatcatttatttgttccccatgaatttctatctcatttaaaaactagtttttctaaaagtaaaaattattgattaaaacAAATCTCTAACaagtaagaaaaattaaatatttctaatattatttctaCTTCACTAAAACAAcctcatattaatgtattaagtaaaACAAACTCACTTATCTTATTATCTgattctgaaattagtaatatcgaaaactaatttaaaaatatagatttcaaaataaacaagattagagagAATCATGTTAATGAATATTCTGCTAGAGCTTCAAAACATCATATTTCCATTACTCGAAATTGACATTTGCGGCCAACATCACCAGATATACAATTTGAGGAAAGAGAACTTATAGTAAGATTTACTTTTTTCACCAGATATGCTATATGAATTGAACATAGAtggattatctgaatatgaaatattaaatcgttttcaagaaatgattatggttactaatgtatataaaggaaatgaaaaaacaaatcatTAAGTGGCTCACATTATTATTCAAGAttttactggccaactaaaagactgggatcattatctttcaagtgaataaagaaataaaatattaaatcaatataaacATGATGAAAGAATGCATATAATCAAAGCAGATGAGGGTCAGCCATTAGAAGATGCTGTTAatactttaatatttatattaactaagAATTTTTTTGGAGACTTTATTcgatttaaagaaagaactagtgatttattaattaatttaagataccctcaattatctaatttttgttagtataaaaatgtatttatgtgACCAACTGCTCATTTTCCTCTCGATTGGTCAAGAGTTTTACCTTTacattttaaatctcaaatttatgttttaaatttagcagATAATTTTTAAAGCGAAACGAGTATTTTAAAACCctcgaaatattttaaatgtccaaaattgttttaaattgggtaatttttaatattattaaaccaatcctaattttcaagtaaatctctttatattttggagtcccgaaaataatatagttttagaaaatcattttatttaaatgattttagctATTTAGGAGTAGTacttaatattcattattttattttatgttaaaaactctatttatttagatgtttttatttctcttaagaaatatttatgaaaaaaactcatcattttatttatgatgaaCAGTGTTATTTTTGGATCAATACAACAAAGTTGTATTTTTACATTTAGTCTAATTTCCAttcctttatattttcttttcgtCTTTTCTCCTATTTCTAAGTGTTTTAagagaggtttgtattcgcaatccatcttaactcatttcaactcatttcactactattcattattattcatcaactttaactcataaatttcactactattcataactcatctcattactattcacaacccatctcaactcatcttcgaatccaaatgaCACCTTAATCTACATCATTGGACTGTCATCTTTGATGCGTCTTGCTCATGCTTGAAAGAGTATCTTTTGTCGATGTGACTAACCGCTCATTTTTCTCTCGACTGATCATGAGTCTCGTGTACACGTTTTAAATATTGAAGctatgtttttaaatatagtgAGTGATTTTAATGAAGCCAGCATTTTAAAGTcgttgaaatattttaaaagtctaaaattattttgaatggagtatttttagtgttattgaatcaagtctaattttaaagtcagcctttttataatttgaaaccaaataataataataataataataataataataataataataataataataaaattttagaaaatcattttatttaaataattttagttttttcagagtattattaaatatttcttgttttattttatgttaaaaattctatttatttagataattttatttcttttaaaaatatttaataagttttattatttgtcTTATgataaaaaacattattttgagactaagaaaataaaattttatttaaaataaagtttcatttcatttgctacctattttatttagaatatttttattttttttaagtgtttaaatattTGCTATTAGATTAAAATTAGAGATCCCAAATgaaagtttaggattaaattcGTAAAGGTAACCCTAGAACCTTCattttttccctcccctctctctcctcccctccgGCCGCCCTTCTCTCTCCCCGATTCCTCTTCTTCCCATCGCCCCCCCCGTCCCAGCCGCTGCCGACGCCGCCACTATCCACCGGCACCACCCTCCCGACGTCGCTGGTCCCCTCGACCTCCGACTTCCTCCTGCGACTCCTCCACAGCCCACGCCCGAagcctctctcttcctttccctcGGTTTCTCATCACGCAACCGCCTAGCGCCACTAGCTGCGCCACCGCGAATGGCCCCCTTGTCGTTGAGCCACCGTGGGTCTTTTCCCCTCAGCCCCTCGCCCTCTCACC
Encoded proteins:
- the LOC121267160 gene encoding putative nuclease HARBI1, with the protein product MDGTMIPAVVPTELREAYRNRLGRVAQNVLAIVDFDMKFIFVYTGWEGSAHDARVFHHAASDPEARFPWPPEGQYYLVDSAYPCTTGLLPPYPRERYHRSDRHNQRDFHGYKDYFNYRHSTVRNIVERTFGVIKERFTILSNMPPYSVGRQGLIITACCALHNFIRTVTPDDWIFQTWSTMHLPIIEPAVGGGASSSAHVDLSIEAQNNMAAIRDEIAISMWEARGGH
- the LOC121267163 gene encoding uncharacterized protein LOC121267163, coding for MDPDADISHVDREIWVDGMEDVFIDMMLADALNGALRAGRITSRDHASYAARLTAVGVKTYDASQIKGKIHRLKMMQRLFTDLMHQTGMGWDPDTKTVLGSDEHWANAIRAKPQVKKFRTSGCPRYADLCTIFGAAVATGTLHHASTQPPPSSDEEERLDAEMRRRGPALGTQASRDFVFDGPSQFPMDMGTPSSCSSRRRQKGGQKNQHDEKISNMVDAITRSYEARRKCYEGRGEASGEKRSRGSTHCMDSDDGFDAFSHCVALLQALQPPLPDDIFSRAFDRLMNPLAQRGFLVSWTSLEDVHVFIISFQL